In the genome of Fulvivirga maritima, one region contains:
- a CDS encoding glycosyltransferase, whose translation MKVLAIVAPSLGKYSETFIANHVKYLDGEKVLITINNGVLSNENSVYIGNHSFFIRLIRYAKRILLKESFYSQQQRILANYLLKRRVTHVLIEYGVTAKVCYRACVNANIPYTIHFHGHDAYKFKYATREFYEDVLNYASNLIVVSAHMKKQLLSLGAELDKIKIIPCGTDFLYKKDGLNCEKSSYFLAVGRFVEKKAPFLTIMAFHEAYRSNNKLKLIMVGDGEYLSLCKLIVRGLGLSSIIEFKGALEHDKVLGLMTGCQGFIQHSMVASDGDSEGLPVAIIEALSLRKPVISTNHSGIPEIVKHGVNGFLSEEGDVLEMSENLLKVASGYNFNFENTKRLNLMEQIQKLNNILS comes from the coding sequence ATGAAAGTATTGGCAATTGTTGCACCTAGTTTAGGGAAATATTCAGAGACCTTTATTGCTAATCATGTTAAGTATCTGGATGGAGAAAAAGTCTTGATTACAATTAACAATGGAGTACTCTCGAATGAGAATTCAGTATATATTGGGAATCACAGTTTCTTTATTCGTCTTATCAGGTATGCTAAACGTATCCTTTTGAAGGAATCCTTCTACTCTCAACAACAGAGGATTTTAGCAAATTATCTTCTTAAAAGAAGAGTAACGCATGTCCTAATTGAATATGGCGTTACTGCAAAAGTCTGTTATAGGGCCTGTGTGAATGCTAATATTCCTTATACCATACATTTTCACGGACATGATGCCTACAAATTTAAGTATGCAACTAGAGAATTTTACGAAGATGTTCTAAATTATGCATCTAATTTGATAGTGGTATCTGCTCATATGAAAAAACAACTATTAAGTTTAGGTGCTGAACTTGATAAAATTAAAATAATTCCATGTGGAACGGATTTTCTTTATAAGAAAGATGGTTTGAATTGTGAAAAATCAAGTTATTTCTTGGCTGTAGGTAGGTTTGTAGAGAAGAAGGCTCCATTTTTAACGATTATGGCTTTTCATGAGGCTTATAGGAGCAATAATAAGCTTAAATTAATAATGGTAGGGGATGGGGAATACTTGTCTTTATGCAAATTAATTGTTCGAGGTCTTGGACTTTCATCTATAATAGAATTTAAAGGAGCCCTTGAACATGATAAGGTTTTAGGATTAATGACTGGTTGCCAGGGTTTTATACAGCATTCAATGGTGGCAAGTGATGGGGATTCCGAAGGACTTCCTGTAGCGATTATAGAAGCTCTTTCTCTAAGGAAACCAGTTATATCTACTAATCACTCAGGGATACCAGAAATTGTTAAACATGGTGTTAATGGATTTCTAAGCGAGGAAGGGGATGTGCTTGAGATGAGTGAAAACCTATTAAAAGTCGCTAGTGGGTATAATTTTAATTTTGAAAATACCAAACGATTGAATTTGATGGAGCAGATCCAAAAATTAAATAATATTTTAAGTTAA
- a CDS encoding class I SAM-dependent methyltransferase — MLDEKDIKRFYDDFSDKLIQDFFKPNKRIENAIFRTIRRIPKGTSRILDLGYGLGWSSYEFSKHFPKAKVEAYDISSHLHSIASCIFENSNLNYYSMDLTSDFPSGKFDVVILLDVFEHIAKGNREKFYENICNCLNPDGQVILTCPTVRHQEHLRKNKPDGLQPIDEDVDIEVLQCFADGINGEISYFECMSIWNPHDYFIAELCVGAIRRETINKSDIRLSNFYEKYSFLKKMPNSADYLPKLSAVQSAKLSIKRFL, encoded by the coding sequence ATGTTAGATGAAAAGGATATTAAGAGGTTTTATGATGATTTTTCAGATAAATTAATACAAGATTTTTTTAAACCTAATAAGAGAATTGAAAATGCTATTTTTAGAACTATTCGAAGAATTCCAAAAGGTACAAGTAGAATTCTTGATCTGGGCTATGGACTAGGGTGGAGCTCTTATGAATTTAGCAAGCATTTTCCAAAGGCAAAAGTAGAGGCTTATGATATCAGTAGTCATCTGCATTCTATAGCTAGTTGCATTTTTGAAAACTCTAATCTAAACTACTATAGTATGGATTTGACATCAGACTTTCCTTCAGGGAAATTTGATGTTGTCATTTTGCTAGATGTGTTTGAGCATATTGCAAAGGGAAACCGTGAGAAATTCTATGAAAATATATGTAATTGTCTTAACCCAGATGGACAAGTCATATTAACCTGCCCAACAGTGAGACATCAAGAGCATTTGAGGAAAAATAAACCAGATGGACTCCAACCCATAGATGAGGATGTTGATATTGAAGTGCTTCAATGTTTTGCAGATGGAATTAACGGAGAAATAAGTTATTTTGAATGCATGAGCATATGGAATCCTCACGATTATTTTATTGCTGAATTATGCGTGGGTGCAATTCGAAGAGAGACGATTAATAAATCAGATATTAGGCTCTCCAACTTTTATGAAAAATACTCTTTCCTAAAAAAAATGCCAAATTCAGCAGATTATTTGCCTAAGCTGTCAGCTGTTCAGAGTGCTAAATTATCCATTAAGAGATTTTTATGA
- a CDS encoding sulfotransferase family protein, translated as MKVLVVGCERSGTSAISNLLARATKKNILDDPEYTWYLYPIIFLQKFTFSLRLFVDINKYYIVKVPGFATILPYLRYISLFKFRVIYVIRDPRDNVASILERLEYDFNGLFLNVAWLRCSPRNIVETLSYRWNKYLQLCLEYKSQHPDEVKIIRYEDFLNDKGSVLKGIADFCELKFDINEIENELDIQYRKRWSSKITGQARYKVDLNPESIKIIERVNEDFIKSFNYNE; from the coding sequence ATGAAAGTGTTAGTTGTTGGTTGCGAACGTTCGGGAACAAGTGCTATTAGTAATCTTTTAGCTAGAGCAACAAAAAAAAACATTTTAGATGACCCAGAGTATACATGGTATTTGTATCCTATCATTTTTCTTCAAAAATTTACTTTTTCTTTGAGATTGTTTGTTGATATTAATAAATATTACATTGTTAAAGTACCTGGATTTGCAACTATTTTGCCATACTTAAGATATATTTCTTTGTTTAAGTTTAGAGTGATATACGTTATAAGGGATCCAAGAGATAATGTCGCGTCAATTTTGGAAAGGCTTGAATATGATTTTAATGGCTTGTTTCTGAATGTTGCTTGGTTGCGATGTTCTCCCAGAAATATAGTAGAGACTTTGTCTTACCGGTGGAATAAGTATTTACAATTATGTTTAGAGTATAAGTCCCAGCATCCAGATGAAGTTAAAATTATAAGATACGAGGATTTTTTAAATGATAAAGGGAGTGTTTTAAAGGGGATAGCCGATTTCTGTGAATTGAAATTTGATATTAATGAAATTGAAAATGAATTGGATATTCAATATAGGAAAAGATGGTCAAGCAAAATTACGGGGCAAGCACGTTATAAGGTTGATTTGAATCCTGAAAGTATAAAAATAATTGAAAGGGTAAATGAAGATTTTATAAAGTCGTTTAATTACAATGAATAA
- a CDS encoding ABC transporter ATP-binding protein, producing MGDVAIKVEGLGKKYEIGHKKEGDLRNAFGAKLSKLLGKTSNTKEDFWALKDIDFEIKKGEAVGIIGRNGAGKSTLLKILSRITEPTTGRFEINGRVSSLLEVGTGFHMELSGRENIYLNGTILGMKRAEIKAKFDEIVAFSGVEKFIDTPVKHYSSGMKVRLAFSVAAHLEPEILIVDEVLAVGDAEFQKKCLGKMDEVSKNEGRTVLFVSHNILAVEKLCGFGVLLNGGQLESQGNISSIVGLYTNLSKKDNDTLNLSIIKDKSNLMIKNINFYSSHPNNVIASGVKLKIEIGIQYVGESFEGLIRLLFKDKYGNTKFLCNNQFTSHSLIIHNGINSISCTLNKLPLFDGNYSIDIRIASVDRSILSDYVDVVSFYVDSGDYFGSGELPKLNDGVLVEHYFSYE from the coding sequence ATGGGAGATGTAGCAATAAAAGTCGAAGGACTAGGTAAAAAATATGAGATTGGCCATAAAAAGGAGGGCGATCTCAGAAATGCTTTCGGTGCCAAATTGTCAAAATTACTAGGTAAGACCAGTAATACAAAAGAAGATTTTTGGGCGCTGAAGGATATTGATTTTGAAATAAAAAAGGGCGAGGCAGTAGGCATTATTGGCAGAAATGGAGCCGGTAAAAGCACCCTTTTGAAAATCCTTAGCAGGATTACAGAACCAACTACAGGTAGGTTTGAAATCAATGGCCGTGTGTCTTCACTACTTGAAGTAGGTACAGGCTTCCATATGGAGCTTAGTGGTAGGGAAAATATTTACCTAAATGGTACTATCCTGGGCATGAAACGAGCTGAGATAAAAGCCAAGTTTGATGAGATAGTGGCCTTTAGTGGTGTTGAGAAATTCATTGACACCCCTGTGAAACACTATAGCTCAGGCATGAAAGTCCGTCTGGCATTTAGCGTAGCAGCTCATTTAGAACCAGAGATCTTAATCGTCGATGAAGTACTAGCTGTAGGCGATGCCGAGTTTCAAAAGAAATGTCTGGGTAAGATGGATGAGGTGAGCAAGAATGAAGGAAGGACGGTTTTGTTTGTGAGTCATAATATTCTTGCTGTTGAGAAATTATGTGGATTTGGAGTCTTACTTAACGGTGGACAACTAGAATCCCAAGGTAATATTTCCTCTATAGTAGGATTATATACCAATTTATCTAAAAAGGATAACGATACTTTAAATTTATCCATAATAAAGGATAAATCTAACCTGATGATTAAGAATATTAATTTTTATTCATCACACCCCAATAATGTTATTGCAAGTGGTGTGAAACTAAAAATTGAGATAGGAATTCAGTATGTCGGGGAATCATTTGAAGGTTTAATAAGGTTATTGTTCAAGGATAAATATGGAAATACCAAGTTCTTGTGCAATAATCAATTTACTTCTCATTCTTTAATTATACATAACGGGATAAACTCAATATCTTGTACGTTGAACAAATTACCATTGTTCGATGGAAATTATTCAATTGATATAAGAATTGCATCTGTTGATAGGTCAATACTTTCTGATTATGTTGATGTTGTTAGTTTTTATGTTGATAGTGGAGATTATTTTGGCTCAGGAGAATTGCCAAAACTCAATGATGGAGTATTAGTTGAACATTATTTTTCTTACGAATGA
- a CDS encoding ABC transporter permease: MHKLVVDANKKGLRLNLKELFQYKDLFLILAYRDLRVRYAQTALGLIWVFIQPLATLLIFIMVFGRAIKVDTGDVPYPLFAISGMAAWSYFSFVLAQAGDSIISAQEMVKKIYFPRLVIPLSKAVVGLVDFSIGLFLVVVLMMIYGFTPSINIIYFPLFLIMAMISALAVGIWMSALTIRFRDFKHVVPFLVQFGLYATPVGYPSSLVMNNLPDWANVLYYLNPMVGVIEGFRWTLLGQQPPSVYSLISFSIIIILFISSLFYFKKVERIMADVV, encoded by the coding sequence ATGCATAAGTTAGTAGTTGATGCAAATAAAAAAGGTTTACGCCTAAATCTTAAGGAATTATTTCAATATAAAGACTTATTTTTAATTCTAGCCTACCGAGACTTGAGAGTGAGGTATGCTCAGACAGCATTGGGTCTGATATGGGTTTTCATTCAGCCATTAGCTACTTTGTTAATATTTATTATGGTTTTTGGTAGAGCTATAAAAGTAGATACTGGTGATGTTCCATATCCTCTTTTTGCGATATCAGGAATGGCTGCATGGAGTTATTTTTCTTTTGTATTAGCGCAAGCAGGAGATTCTATCATTTCTGCTCAGGAAATGGTTAAGAAAATTTACTTCCCCAGGTTAGTAATTCCTTTATCTAAAGCCGTAGTAGGGCTGGTAGATTTTTCTATTGGGTTATTTCTGGTGGTGGTATTAATGATGATTTACGGATTTACCCCTTCAATTAATATCATTTATTTTCCTTTGTTTTTAATTATGGCCATGATATCTGCCCTGGCGGTAGGTATATGGATGAGTGCACTAACCATTCGCTTTCGTGATTTTAAGCATGTTGTTCCATTTTTGGTTCAATTTGGGTTATATGCCACTCCAGTAGGATACCCTTCATCACTAGTTATGAATAATCTTCCTGATTGGGCTAATGTACTATATTACCTTAACCCGATGGTCGGAGTGATCGAAGGATTTCGGTGGACTTTACTAGGACAGCAACCTCCATCAGTATATAGCTTGATTTCTTTTTCAATAATAATTATTTTGTTTATATCGTCGCTTTTCTACTTTAAAAAGGTAGAGCGTATAATGGCAGATGTAGTCTAA
- a CDS encoding glycosyltransferase yields MLLKNEGFSIDFQPFLTERGWFTLYKDGKFILKLYHFTKGFVTRFFTLFKIYNYDFIFIHREASPAGPPVFEWFISKILNKKIIYDFDDAIWLEDPDESGSFKSKVKWKSKVKRICQWSWKVSAGNQFLADFASNYCKNVVITPTTIDTEHQHTPTLKESSPSQKLVIGWTGTHSTLQYLTPLIPIIEVLEKEYEFDFLVISNKKPGFPLKSLKFIPWNKKSEIADLQKIDIGVMPLSDDLWSQGKCGFKALQYMALKIPALASPVGVNTQIIDNGINGYLCKTDNDWLKYLRELLKDSEKRQRMGEQARVKIESNYSVSAVSSKFLSLFKVE; encoded by the coding sequence ATGTTATTAAAAAACGAAGGCTTTAGCATTGATTTTCAGCCATTTCTAACCGAAAGAGGATGGTTTACTCTTTACAAAGATGGTAAATTCATCCTCAAACTTTATCATTTTACTAAAGGATTTGTAACCCGTTTTTTCACTTTATTTAAAATATACAATTACGATTTTATTTTTATTCACCGGGAAGCATCTCCCGCCGGACCACCTGTTTTTGAGTGGTTTATATCTAAAATATTAAATAAAAAGATAATTTACGATTTTGATGATGCTATTTGGCTAGAAGATCCTGACGAAAGTGGCTCTTTTAAAAGTAAAGTGAAATGGAAAAGTAAGGTGAAGCGTATTTGCCAATGGAGTTGGAAGGTAAGTGCCGGCAATCAATTTCTAGCTGATTTTGCTTCAAATTATTGTAAAAACGTAGTTATTACTCCTACTACTATTGACACGGAACATCAGCACACACCAACTTTAAAAGAATCTTCTCCTTCCCAAAAATTAGTTATTGGCTGGACAGGCACACACAGTACGCTACAGTACCTCACTCCTCTTATTCCTATAATTGAGGTGCTAGAAAAAGAATATGAATTTGACTTTCTAGTGATCTCCAACAAAAAACCTGGTTTTCCATTAAAATCATTAAAATTCATTCCCTGGAATAAAAAAAGTGAAATTGCTGACTTACAAAAAATAGACATAGGCGTAATGCCTTTAAGTGATGACCTGTGGTCACAAGGTAAATGTGGCTTTAAAGCGCTTCAATATATGGCTCTTAAAATTCCTGCTCTGGCTTCTCCTGTAGGAGTAAACACTCAAATAATTGACAATGGAATTAATGGCTATCTGTGTAAGACAGATAATGATTGGCTGAAGTATTTAAGAGAATTACTTAAAGATTCAGAAAAAAGGCAAAGAATGGGGGAACAAGCCAGGGTTAAAATCGAGAGTAACTATTCGGTCTCTGCCGTCTCTTCTAAATTCTTATCTTTATTTAAAGTGGAGTAA